The stretch of DNA CGCGTCGCGTACGCATCGCCCTGGCGGCGAAACAACTTTCCTGGGGGGGCGTCTACGTCAACCTGTCGAAGTTCGAGAACCTGGAGCCTTGGTACGTCGAGCTGAACCCCAACGGCGTGGTGCCGACGCTGGTGCACGACGGCCGCATCATCATCGAATCCAATTTCATCCTCGAGTACCTCGACGACGTATGGCCCGAGGTGCCCATGCGTCCGGACGATCCTTACGAGCGCGCGCGCATGCGCATCTGGATGGATCGCTTCGAGCATGAACTGCACCGCAACGTCAACATCATCTCCTTCATCAAGCAGGGCCGCATCAAGCGCTACGAGCACCTGTCCGAGGAAGAGCGCGAGGCCGCGGTCATGCAGCAGCCCACCGAGCCGAAGCGCGCACTCTTGAGAGATCGCCTGAGGAACGGCGTTTCCGAGGAGCAGATGGCGTACGCGGAGGCGCGCCTGGCCGAGATTCTCGACGAAGTGGAGGAGACGCTTCAGGACCGTCCCTGGCTC from Deltaproteobacteria bacterium encodes:
- a CDS encoding glutathione S-transferase N-terminal domain-containing protein, which produces MLKLYHWWSSTCSRRVRIALAAKQLSWGGVYVNLSKFENLEPWYVELNPNGVVPTLVHDGRIIIESNFILEYLDDVWPEVPMRPDDPYERARMRIWMDRFEHELHRNVNIISFIKQGRIKRYEHLSEEEREAAVMQQPTEPKRALLRDRLRNGVSEEQMAYAEARLAEILDEVEETLQDRPWLTGERMSLADCSIAPFIERFESNKLERLTDWSARPALGAWWARMQATEAYQTAHSFKAPA